A single region of the Tachyglossus aculeatus isolate mTacAcu1 chromosome X1, mTacAcu1.pri, whole genome shotgun sequence genome encodes:
- the PSMB10 gene encoding proteasome subunit beta type-10 yields MSHPTLSTQGGFSFDHCQRNAALESSLSGLKAPAARKTGTTIAGLVFQDGVVLGADTRATDDMVVANKNCDKIHFIAPNIYCCGAGVAADAEMTTQMLSSNIELHALSTGRKPRLATVTRMLRQMLFRYQGHIGTSLIVGGVDITGPHLYSVSPHGSSQQLFFTAMGSGQAAAIATLEDRFKPNMTLEEAQQLVAEAVTSGIMNDLGSGSNVDLCIITQEGVQSHRPYSIHGQKGERQSSISYKPGITAVLSETVKLLPLELVEEAVQTMEVE; encoded by the exons ATGTCACACCCCACTCTGTCGACCCAGGGGGGCTTCAGCTTCGACCACTGCCAAAG GAATGCGGCTCTGGAGAGCTCCCTATCAGGGCTCAAGGCCCCCGCAGCCCGCAAAACAGGCACCACCATTGCCGGGCTCGTCTTTCAG GACGGGGTCGTCCTCGGGGCCGACACTCGGGCCACAGACGACATGGTCGTGGCCAACAAGAACTGTGACAAGATCCATTTCATCGCCCCCAATATCTA ctgctgtggggccggggtggcCGCTGATGCCGAGATGACCACCCAGATGCTGTCATCCAACATAGAGCTGCATGCTCTGTCCACAGGCCGGAAGCCCCGCCTGGCCACTGTCACCCGCATGCTTCGCCAGATGCTCTTCCG ATACCAGGGTCACATTGGGACATCCCTGATTGTGGGTGGTGTGGACATCACCGGACCCCACCTttactctgtctctccccatggtTCATCCCAACAACTGTTCTTCACTGCCATGG GTTCGGGACAGGCTGCTGCCATCGCTACATTGGAGGATCGCTTCAAACCAAATATGACG TTGGAGGAGGCTCAGCAGCTGGTGGCAGAAGCAGTGACCTCTGGGATCATGAATGACCTTGGCTCTGGGAGCAACGTGGACCTGTGCATCATCACTCAAGAAGGAGTTCAATCTCACCGGCCCTATAGTATCCATGGTCAAAAGGGAGAGAG GCAGAGCAGCATCAGCTACAAGCCTGGAATCACAGCAGTGCTGAGTGAAACAGTGAAGCTGCTGCCACTGGAACTGGTGGAGGAAGCAGTGCAGACGATGGAGGTGGAGTGA